A window of the Synechococcus sp. JA-3-3Ab genome harbors these coding sequences:
- a CDS encoding CmpA/NrtA family ABC transporter substrate-binding protein, which yields MTSRRNFLLSAGAATVGGLVSGSLARASTGYWVAQASGPETPNLRLGFIPIVESAPLIIAKEKGFFDKHGMTGVEVLKQASWPAARDNVVIGSAGGGIDGGQWQMPMPHMIHIGAITNNQPVRMAVLCQLITQGNGIAIAGMHTGKGLGLDISGAADYIKNFSASNGRKFKAAYTFPNANQDFWIRYWLAAGGVDPDQDIELLTVPSAETVQGMRNGTMDAFSTGDPWPYRIVADGIGFMAALTQQIWPFHPEEYLAIRADWVEQNPRATQAVLMAVMEAQQWCDDPANREELARILSGRAYLNVPVEVLTPPFQGKYELGDGKPAVQDFNAGPLYWEDGGGSVSYPYKSHDLWFLTESLRWGFHARFLKDLDTARRLVDEVNREDLWREAAQALGVKNIPNNTSRGTERFFDGVVFDPQDPQAYLNSLKIKRV from the coding sequence ATGACGTCACGTCGTAACTTTTTGCTGTCTGCGGGTGCGGCCACCGTGGGTGGACTCGTGAGTGGCAGCTTAGCACGGGCCAGCACAGGCTACTGGGTTGCCCAGGCCAGCGGCCCAGAAACCCCCAATCTCAGGTTAGGCTTTATACCGATTGTGGAGTCTGCCCCCCTGATCATCGCCAAGGAGAAGGGCTTTTTCGACAAGCACGGCATGACCGGTGTAGAGGTGTTAAAGCAGGCCAGTTGGCCGGCAGCCCGTGACAACGTGGTCATCGGCTCAGCGGGTGGGGGAATCGACGGTGGCCAGTGGCAGATGCCGATGCCTCACATGATCCACATTGGCGCCATCACCAACAACCAGCCGGTGCGCATGGCGGTTCTGTGCCAGTTGATCACCCAAGGCAACGGGATTGCCATTGCCGGAATGCACACTGGCAAAGGCTTGGGGCTGGACATCTCTGGAGCCGCAGACTACATCAAAAATTTCAGCGCCAGCAACGGGCGCAAATTCAAGGCTGCCTACACCTTCCCCAACGCCAATCAAGATTTTTGGATCCGCTACTGGCTGGCCGCCGGGGGTGTGGATCCGGATCAAGACATTGAGCTGCTGACGGTGCCCTCTGCCGAGACGGTGCAGGGGATGCGCAACGGCACCATGGATGCTTTTAGCACCGGGGATCCCTGGCCCTACCGGATTGTGGCCGATGGGATCGGCTTTATGGCGGCCCTCACCCAGCAGATCTGGCCTTTTCACCCCGAAGAATACTTGGCCATTCGCGCCGACTGGGTGGAGCAAAACCCCAGAGCCACACAAGCAGTTTTGATGGCTGTGATGGAAGCGCAGCAATGGTGCGACGATCCGGCCAACCGTGAAGAGCTGGCGCGCATCCTTTCGGGGCGCGCTTATCTGAATGTGCCGGTCGAGGTTCTCACGCCTCCCTTCCAGGGCAAGTACGAATTGGGAGATGGCAAGCCGGCTGTTCAAGATTTCAACGCCGGGCCTCTGTACTGGGAAGATGGGGGGGGCAGCGTCTCTTATCCCTACAAGAGCCATGACCTGTGGTTCTTGACCGAATCGCTGCGTTGGGGCTTCCACGCTCGCTTCCTCAAGGATTTGGATACTGCCCGCCGTCTGGTGGATGAGGTGAACCGCGAAGATCTCTGGCGGGAGGCTGCCCAAGCGCTGGGAGTGAAGAATATTCCCAACAACACTTCGCGGGGAACGGAGCGTTTCTTCGATGGTGTGGTGTTTGACCCCCAGGATCCCCAGGCCTACTTGAACAGCCTGAAAATCAAGAGGGTCTAG
- a CDS encoding nitrate ABC transporter ATP-binding protein (This model describes the ATP binding subunits of ATP-binding cassette (ABC) transporters for nitrate transport, or for bicarbonate transport, in bacteria and archaea.), protein MSVLVSVEQVEKAFGLPGGQEYLALKGIDLQIHRGEFVSLIGHSGCGKSTLLNMVAGLSLPTGGIVALDGHTITVPGPDRMVVFQHYSLLPWLTVRQNIALAVDAVLKNYSPAERQQIVEEHIDLVGLRQAADKFPAQLSGGMKQRVAIARALAVRPKVLLLDEPFGALDALTRGNLQEQLMRICEEHQMTTLMVTHDVDEAVLLSDRVVMLTNGPGSRIGNILTIDLTIDIPRPRRRLEVVNHPSYYSYRSEIIYFLNQQKRIKQWRARRSTVVARHGLEKINLEIGFVPLTACAPLAVAKEKGFFAKHGLEEVNLVRETSWRGIQDGIQGGYLDAAQMPAGMPVWMSLGGGDNPPQPVVTALTLTRNGNAITLHRRFYEQGIHTLSQLKAYILDSPSRRLTFGVVHPSSMHNLLLRYWLAAGGIHPDHDVVLKTLPPAQMVANLTAGNIDGYCVGEPWNLRAALEGSGFTVATDLEIWLGHPGKVLGVREDWARAYPNTHIALVKALLEACRYCEDPAHHDEIRELLSRRAYLSTDPSYIHLGDPQRLICDLDMPMREYAHHQFFLGAGNRPSRTEHLWMMTQMARWGDLPFPRNWVEIVERVCQVGVFSTAARELGLDVSYQRQPIQLFDGIPFNGEDPLAYLNSLAIKHDIYIAEVALDRRPVLL, encoded by the coding sequence GTGTCTGTATTGGTCAGTGTAGAGCAAGTGGAAAAAGCGTTTGGTCTGCCTGGAGGCCAAGAATATCTAGCCCTCAAAGGGATCGATCTCCAAATTCACCGCGGGGAGTTTGTCTCCTTAATCGGCCACTCCGGCTGCGGCAAGTCCACCCTACTGAACATGGTGGCGGGGTTGTCTCTGCCTACCGGAGGGATCGTGGCTTTGGATGGACACACCATCACCGTTCCCGGCCCGGATCGCATGGTGGTGTTTCAGCATTACTCGCTTTTGCCTTGGCTAACGGTTCGACAAAACATTGCCCTGGCGGTAGACGCTGTGCTGAAAAACTACTCCCCGGCAGAGCGTCAGCAGATTGTCGAAGAACATATCGATCTGGTCGGCTTGCGGCAGGCGGCGGATAAGTTCCCGGCTCAACTGTCAGGGGGCATGAAGCAGCGGGTAGCCATCGCTCGCGCTTTGGCTGTGAGGCCCAAGGTGTTGTTGTTGGACGAGCCCTTTGGCGCTTTGGATGCCCTCACGCGCGGGAATTTGCAGGAGCAGTTGATGCGCATCTGCGAAGAACACCAGATGACCACCCTCATGGTCACCCACGACGTGGACGAAGCCGTCCTGCTCTCGGATCGGGTGGTGATGCTGACCAACGGGCCGGGATCCCGAATTGGCAACATTTTAACCATCGATTTAACCATCGATATTCCCCGCCCCCGCCGCCGGTTGGAGGTAGTCAATCACCCCAGCTACTACAGCTATCGCAGCGAGATCATCTACTTTTTGAACCAGCAAAAACGGATCAAACAGTGGCGGGCCCGCCGCAGCACCGTGGTGGCCAGGCACGGTTTAGAAAAGATCAACTTGGAGATCGGCTTTGTGCCCCTGACCGCCTGCGCCCCGTTGGCGGTGGCCAAAGAAAAGGGGTTTTTTGCCAAACACGGCCTGGAAGAAGTCAATCTGGTGCGGGAAACCAGTTGGCGAGGGATCCAAGACGGCATCCAGGGAGGTTACTTGGATGCGGCCCAAATGCCCGCCGGCATGCCGGTGTGGATGTCTCTGGGCGGCGGGGACAACCCACCCCAGCCGGTGGTGACTGCCCTCACCTTGACCCGCAACGGCAATGCCATTACCCTGCACAGGCGCTTCTACGAGCAAGGGATCCACACGCTGAGCCAGTTGAAGGCTTACATCCTGGATAGCCCCAGCCGTCGGCTGACCTTTGGGGTGGTGCATCCCAGCTCCATGCACAACTTGCTGCTGCGCTATTGGCTGGCAGCCGGCGGGATCCACCCGGATCACGATGTAGTGCTGAAAACGCTGCCCCCGGCTCAGATGGTGGCCAACCTGACAGCCGGCAACATCGATGGGTACTGTGTGGGAGAGCCCTGGAATTTGCGGGCAGCCTTAGAGGGCAGTGGCTTTACGGTGGCTACAGATCTGGAGATTTGGCTGGGCCATCCCGGCAAAGTGTTGGGGGTGCGTGAAGATTGGGCCAGGGCCTATCCCAACACCCACATTGCCTTGGTGAAAGCGCTGCTGGAAGCCTGTCGCTACTGCGAAGATCCGGCCCACCACGACGAGATTCGCGAGCTGCTCAGCCGCCGCGCCTACCTGAGCACCGACCCATCCTACATTCACCTGGGGGATCCCCAGCGCCTAATCTGTGACCTAGACATGCCGATGCGGGAATATGCCCACCATCAGTTCTTTCTGGGCGCCGGCAACCGCCCCAGCCGCACCGAGCATCTGTGGATGATGACCCAAATGGCCCGCTGGGGGGATCTGCCCTTCCCCCGCAACTGGGTGGAGATCGTGGAGCGGGTATGTCAGGTGGGGGTGTTCAGCACGGCAGCCCGCGAGCTGGGGCTGGATGTGTCTTACCAGCGGCAGCCCATTCAATTGTTCGACGGGATCCCTTTCAATGGCGAGGATCCCTTGGCTTACCTCAACAGTTTGGCGATTAAGCACGACATTTACATAGCCGAGGTTGCTTTGGATCGTCGTCCTGTGTTGCTCTAG
- a CDS encoding TIGR03985 family CRISPR-associated protein, whose translation MNGGELPLTVEVLRWLAGGQLAERLERAVRLWVLLQGLYSENRWPDLPETFGYTHIRDRLFSPSHPRQDLPHGISCPDPSCICQKPLSFWLEHPDLLAALKAEVPHLETRLASRPFLKTHRTLRKELDYLAAQGWLQPIEANSRRRDNFRCRAAGDRPPLPTPASALTLSGSQLEQIYHVLSDVAFVHPDVQVLLDDIWGGHQHSQRRLFVWFEYILSDEQQERVDEYQNQLEAFWTKPAAGLIRFDYETRQHGIQKVLTYPVCLFYARRAKYLAAFGQLPHAARSLGWHNFRLDRIRSPRLTVVPWSDPAVPAELLARQRQGNLPTPEEVQAAWEEAWGSDFYLPKALLILRFAPQFARRYVDNTVRHPTFQPIAYERIPALVRREIADAGEREKILHILRQRPASDRYFCAYVRVGDTNFTMRLRDWRPNGEVIAPLAYREQMAREAQAELQFYRPDLKLS comes from the coding sequence ATGAACGGAGGGGAGTTGCCTTTGACGGTGGAGGTGTTGCGCTGGCTGGCAGGCGGGCAGTTGGCAGAGCGCCTGGAGCGGGCGGTGCGTCTCTGGGTGTTGCTCCAGGGTTTGTACAGCGAAAACCGTTGGCCGGATCTGCCAGAGACCTTTGGCTACACCCACATCCGCGATCGCCTCTTCTCGCCCAGCCACCCCCGGCAGGATTTGCCCCATGGGATCTCCTGCCCGGATCCCAGTTGCATTTGCCAGAAGCCTCTGAGCTTTTGGCTGGAGCATCCCGACCTGCTGGCCGCCTTAAAAGCCGAAGTTCCCCATCTGGAGACGCGGCTGGCCAGCCGGCCCTTTTTGAAGACCCACCGCACCCTGCGCAAAGAGCTGGACTACCTGGCCGCTCAGGGCTGGCTGCAGCCAATCGAGGCCAACTCCAGGCGAAGAGATAACTTTCGCTGCCGTGCCGCCGGGGATCGCCCCCCCTTGCCGACGCCCGCCTCGGCCTTGACGTTGTCGGGTAGCCAGCTTGAGCAGATCTACCACGTCCTCAGCGACGTGGCCTTTGTGCATCCCGATGTGCAGGTGTTGCTGGACGATATCTGGGGGGGGCATCAACACTCGCAGCGGCGGCTCTTTGTCTGGTTTGAGTACATCCTCTCCGACGAACAGCAGGAGCGGGTGGACGAATACCAAAACCAGCTAGAGGCTTTCTGGACAAAACCGGCAGCAGGGCTGATCCGCTTTGATTACGAAACTCGCCAGCACGGGATCCAAAAGGTCCTCACCTACCCGGTTTGCCTGTTTTATGCCCGCCGCGCCAAGTACTTGGCCGCCTTCGGCCAGCTCCCGCACGCTGCCAGATCCCTGGGCTGGCACAACTTTCGCCTGGATCGCATTCGCTCGCCTCGCCTGACGGTGGTGCCCTGGTCTGACCCTGCGGTGCCGGCGGAGCTCTTGGCCCGCCAGAGGCAGGGGAATCTGCCCACTCCTGAGGAGGTGCAAGCGGCCTGGGAAGAGGCCTGGGGATCCGATTTCTATCTGCCCAAGGCGCTCTTGATCCTGCGCTTTGCGCCGCAGTTTGCCCGCCGCTACGTGGACAACACAGTACGCCACCCCACCTTCCAGCCCATTGCCTACGAGCGGATCCCGGCTTTGGTGCGGCGGGAGATCGCCGATGCGGGGGAACGGGAAAAGATCTTGCACATTCTCCGGCAGAGGCCGGCCAGCGACCGCTACTTCTGCGCCTATGTGCGGGTGGGAGACACCAATTTCACCATGCGCCTGCGGGATTGGCGGCCCAACGGCGAGGTCATCGCTCCCCTGGCCTACCGGGAACAGATGGCTCGGGAAGCCCAGGCAGAGCTGCAGTTTTATCGCCCCGACCTGAAGCTTTCTTGA
- the cas2 gene encoding CRISPR-associated endonuclease Cas2, which yields MLWLVCYDVVDDKRRHQLAKRLEQCCQRVQYSVFECPLDTAELEEKLEKSWLPLLNLQEDSLRAYPLDASAKQRTKVFGGPPPYEPPDYLIF from the coding sequence ATGCTGTGGTTGGTTTGCTACGACGTGGTGGACGATAAGCGCCGACACCAGTTGGCCAAACGCCTGGAGCAGTGCTGCCAGCGAGTGCAATACTCCGTTTTTGAATGCCCCCTGGACACTGCCGAGCTGGAAGAGAAGCTGGAAAAGTCGTGGCTGCCTCTGCTCAACCTCCAGGAAGATAGCCTGCGGGCCTACCCTCTGGATGCCAGCGCCAAACAACGCACCAAGGTCTTCGGCGGGCCTCCCCCCTACGAGCCGCCGGACTACCTCATTTTTTGA
- the ntrB gene encoding nitrate ABC transporter permease, with the protein MTTTLSSPAKSSAAKLDLAKYRDQILPPVVGIVGFLLIWQILASANLIRLPGPWDVWMDERSRYLILHPLYRNSDLDQGLLRQTLASLQRVAIGYCSAALVGITLGILVGSSVWINRALDPIFQFLRMVAPLAWVPISLAASQRNEPAALFVIFITSIWPILINTAVGVRQIPEDYINVSKVLKLSKVDFFFKVLLPSVLPYMFTGLRIGIGLSWLAIIAAEIVMSGVPGIGFFIWDAYQQNYVTEIIVAVIYIGAVGLLLDRLVAALQNKIANR; encoded by the coding sequence ATGACGACGACACTTTCTTCTCCGGCAAAGTCTTCGGCAGCGAAGCTCGATTTGGCGAAGTACCGAGATCAGATTCTCCCCCCTGTGGTGGGTATTGTTGGATTTCTGCTCATCTGGCAGATCTTGGCCAGTGCCAACCTAATTCGGCTGCCGGGGCCTTGGGATGTGTGGATGGATGAGCGCAGCCGATATCTGATCCTGCATCCTTTGTATCGCAACAGCGACCTCGACCAAGGGCTGCTGCGCCAAACCTTGGCCAGCCTACAAAGGGTGGCCATCGGCTATTGCAGTGCCGCTTTGGTGGGTATCACGTTGGGCATTTTGGTGGGAAGCAGTGTGTGGATCAACCGAGCTTTGGATCCCATCTTTCAATTCTTGCGCATGGTAGCTCCCTTAGCTTGGGTGCCCATTTCCTTGGCTGCTTCGCAGCGCAATGAGCCGGCTGCCCTGTTTGTTATTTTTATCACCTCAATTTGGCCCATTCTCATCAACACGGCTGTGGGGGTGAGACAGATCCCGGAAGACTACATCAACGTCTCCAAAGTGCTCAAGCTCTCCAAAGTAGACTTCTTTTTTAAGGTTTTGCTGCCTTCGGTTCTGCCCTACATGTTCACAGGTCTGCGCATTGGTATTGGCCTATCTTGGCTGGCGATTATTGCCGCAGAAATTGTCATGTCCGGCGTGCCAGGGATCGGCTTTTTCATCTGGGATGCCTACCAGCAGAACTACGTGACTGAGATCATCGTTGCTGTCATCTACATTGGGGCGGTGGGCTTGCTTTTGGATCGACTGGTGGCTGCCCTGCAAAACAAAATAGCCAATCGCTAG
- a CDS encoding ABC transporter ATP-binding protein — MTALLTTSTPVATAAEPYLTLENVSKTYPTPKGEYPVLRDINLRVDAGEFVCIVGHSGCGKTTLLNMVSGFTQPTSGSVKLKGQPITAPGPDRMVVFQGYALLPWLTVYENVYLAVQSVFPQKSQSEKHQIVEEHLNLVGLGEAAQKYPPQISGGMKQRVAIARALAIRPEVLILDEPFGALDAITKEELQEELLRIWDEHRCTVLMITHDIDEALFLADRLVLIAPAGRSPLTNGPAATIGQIVTIPFPRPRDRERILEDPQYYRLRNSVLSYLYGHEANPEAAYR, encoded by the coding sequence ATGACTGCCCTCTTGACAACCTCTACCCCAGTAGCCACAGCCGCAGAACCCTACTTAACCCTTGAGAATGTCAGCAAGACTTACCCAACTCCTAAGGGGGAGTATCCCGTCTTGCGAGATATCAATCTTAGGGTCGATGCAGGAGAATTTGTCTGCATAGTTGGACATTCCGGCTGTGGCAAAACCACGCTGCTGAATATGGTTTCTGGCTTTACCCAGCCCACCAGCGGCTCGGTGAAGCTGAAAGGCCAGCCGATTACAGCTCCTGGCCCAGATCGCATGGTGGTGTTTCAGGGATATGCCTTGTTACCCTGGCTCACGGTCTATGAAAATGTTTACCTGGCCGTCCAGTCGGTCTTCCCTCAAAAGAGCCAGTCGGAAAAGCATCAAATTGTAGAGGAACACCTGAATTTGGTGGGGCTGGGGGAAGCTGCCCAAAAATATCCCCCGCAAATTTCCGGAGGGATGAAGCAGCGGGTGGCCATTGCCCGTGCCTTGGCGATTCGACCAGAAGTCCTGATTTTGGATGAACCCTTTGGGGCTTTGGATGCCATCACCAAAGAGGAACTGCAGGAGGAGCTGTTGCGCATTTGGGATGAACATCGCTGCACGGTTTTGATGATTACCCACGACATTGATGAGGCGCTGTTTTTGGCCGACCGCCTGGTGCTGATCGCGCCAGCGGGACGGAGTCCTTTGACCAATGGCCCTGCAGCCACCATCGGGCAGATCGTGACCATCCCCTTCCCGCGCCCTCGGGATCGCGAGCGGATTCTTGAAGATCCGCAGTACTACCGCCTGCGCAACTCGGTTCTCAGCTATCTCTACGGCCATGAAGCCAACCCAGAGGCGGCTTACCGGTAA
- a CDS encoding RNA-guided endonuclease InsQ/TnpB family protein — protein sequence MTQVLTVSCKLKASQSQAAKLDATLEAFGQALNWVNQNTPEKVANAVKLQSLCYREIRARFGLSSNLAQQVCRRLAGARKVAQQKNRPVKAFKRGFATYDARIFSFREKDWTVSLTTVEGRERFELAIGRYQRERLAGSNPKSATLVKHKDGSYSIQICVETEPSPPQRTGRVLGVDLGRTDIAHTSEGDNWNGQQLNRIRDHYSKLRAALQRKASKGTRSSRRRCRQLLQRLSGKERRFQTWVNHRISKAIVSRAKATNSAIALEDLTGIRERVNQQPRSKAERRRANSWAFYQLRQFLEYKALRAGVALILVPPAYTSQTCHRCLHIHPDPAQSYRSGKKFKCGHCGWEGDADLNGANVIALLGAAVNQPRGSWLACQLQGYRKPALYCEAVRVG from the coding sequence ATGACCCAAGTCCTGACCGTATCCTGCAAGCTCAAGGCGTCCCAGTCGCAAGCCGCCAAATTGGACGCGACTTTGGAGGCTTTTGGCCAAGCCTTGAATTGGGTCAACCAGAACACGCCGGAGAAAGTCGCCAACGCCGTTAAGCTCCAGTCTCTGTGCTACCGCGAAATCCGTGCCCGGTTCGGCTTATCCAGTAACTTGGCTCAGCAGGTCTGCAGACGGCTGGCCGGCGCCCGTAAAGTTGCCCAACAGAAAAACCGTCCGGTCAAAGCGTTCAAGAGAGGCTTTGCGACCTACGATGCCCGTATCTTTTCGTTTCGCGAGAAAGACTGGACGGTGTCGCTGACCACGGTGGAGGGTCGAGAGCGCTTTGAGCTGGCGATTGGCCGCTACCAGAGAGAACGGCTGGCGGGCTCCAATCCCAAATCTGCCACTCTGGTCAAGCATAAAGACGGCTCCTACTCTATTCAGATCTGTGTGGAAACGGAGCCATCCCCACCGCAACGCACGGGCAGAGTGCTGGGGGTGGACTTGGGAAGGACAGATATTGCCCATACGTCAGAGGGGGACAATTGGAATGGACAGCAGTTGAACCGAATCCGAGACCACTACTCCAAGCTGAGGGCGGCACTCCAACGCAAAGCCAGTAAGGGCACACGCAGTTCGCGGCGCAGATGCCGTCAACTGTTGCAACGGCTGTCTGGCAAGGAGAGACGCTTTCAAACTTGGGTCAATCATCGCATCTCCAAAGCTATTGTCTCTAGGGCAAAAGCTACCAACAGCGCTATCGCCCTAGAAGACCTGACAGGGATCCGGGAAAGGGTCAATCAACAACCCCGCAGCAAAGCCGAACGGCGCAGGGCCAACAGTTGGGCGTTTTATCAACTCCGTCAATTTTTGGAGTACAAGGCTCTGCGTGCAGGGGTTGCTTTGATTCTGGTGCCGCCTGCCTACACGTCGCAGACCTGCCACCGGTGTTTGCACATTCATCCCGACCCTGCGCAATCCTACCGCAGTGGAAAGAAGTTTAAGTGTGGACACTGTGGATGGGAAGGGGATGCGGATTTGAATGGTGCGAATGTGATTGCGCTTTTGGGGGCTGCCGTAAACCAGCCTAGAGGCTCGTGGTTGGCTTGCCAACTGCAGGGCTACCGAAAGCCCGCCCTGTACTGCGAAGCAGTCAGGGTCGGGTAG
- a CDS encoding tocopherol cyclase family protein, producing the protein MAFPPTAACSGQNNSTDWGSLPHGGYHWDGCTERFFEGWYSRVTLPGDPPISFAFMYAIDPRRGGMAQVLGPEEELHWRTFPNPRRFWASWRHLALGHAGGPGESWRGLQEPLTFFQHTASGYQYTARLNQGILPDPVRGEAIRWLYRIQLCSAYGIPPRATMGAWSYLPIFEPGWQILMSHGLATGWVEWRGRRFEFEQAPAYAEKNWGQSFPRRWFWIQCNAFPNHSGLSLTCAGAERQVLTRPEEVALISLHGGGSQPFLEWRPGQARLTWQVDPWGSWQVRGVVQEFHLWIGWPDLPSPGMDPVKPREPPWPHT; encoded by the coding sequence ATGGCGTTTCCTCCAACGGCGGCTTGCTCTGGGCAAAACAACTCAACAGATTGGGGATCCCTGCCCCATGGCGGCTATCACTGGGATGGCTGCACAGAGCGGTTTTTTGAGGGCTGGTACAGCCGCGTCACCTTGCCCGGGGATCCGCCCATTAGCTTTGCCTTCATGTACGCCATCGACCCCAGGCGGGGAGGCATGGCGCAGGTGTTGGGGCCGGAGGAGGAGTTGCATTGGCGCACCTTCCCCAATCCCCGCCGCTTTTGGGCCAGTTGGCGGCACCTGGCCTTGGGGCACGCTGGCGGGCCAGGCGAGAGCTGGCGAGGGCTGCAGGAGCCCCTCACCTTCTTCCAACACACCGCCAGCGGCTACCAATACACCGCCCGCCTCAACCAGGGGATCCTGCCAGATCCTGTCAGAGGCGAGGCCATCCGCTGGCTCTATCGCATTCAACTCTGCTCTGCCTACGGGATCCCACCCCGAGCCACCATGGGAGCCTGGTCTTATCTGCCCATCTTTGAGCCGGGCTGGCAGATCCTCATGAGCCATGGCTTGGCCACCGGCTGGGTGGAGTGGCGGGGCAGGCGCTTCGAATTCGAGCAGGCCCCCGCCTACGCCGAAAAAAACTGGGGACAAAGCTTCCCTCGCCGCTGGTTTTGGATCCAGTGCAACGCCTTTCCCAACCATTCCGGCCTCAGCCTCACCTGCGCCGGAGCCGAGCGGCAGGTGCTCACCCGCCCCGAAGAAGTCGCCCTGATCAGCCTGCACGGCGGGGGATCCCAGCCTTTTTTGGAGTGGCGGCCCGGCCAAGCTCGGCTAACCTGGCAGGTGGATCCCTGGGGATCCTGGCAGGTGCGCGGCGTTGTACAGGAGTTCCATTTGTGGATCGGCTGGCCAGACCTGCCATCCCCTGGGATGGATCCCGTCAAGCCCCGAGAGCCTCCTTGGCCGCATACATAA
- the cas1 gene encoding CRISPR-associated endonuclease Cas1 encodes MRFLAEWNFTGRNRQPPLDPINALLSWGYGVLLARVFSAVVMAGLDPYLGFFHANLPYRPNLVLDMMEEFRPLVVDWAVLQLVKAGLLTPEDFEPSPDGTGIWLGSLAKKLFLGELERRFREPLLYPPQSRRLPLSQIVLEQARRLSRCLVSGDLDYEPIELR; translated from the coding sequence CTGCGATTTCTAGCTGAGTGGAACTTCACTGGCCGCAACCGACAGCCGCCGCTCGACCCGATCAACGCTCTGCTCAGTTGGGGCTACGGGGTGCTGCTGGCCCGCGTGTTCTCGGCAGTGGTGATGGCCGGGTTGGATCCCTATCTCGGCTTTTTCCACGCCAACTTGCCCTACCGCCCCAACCTGGTGCTGGACATGATGGAGGAGTTTCGACCCTTGGTGGTGGATTGGGCTGTGCTCCAGCTTGTCAAGGCTGGCCTGCTCACGCCGGAAGACTTTGAGCCGTCGCCGGATGGGACAGGCATATGGCTGGGATCCCTGGCCAAAAAACTGTTTTTGGGAGAGCTGGAACGCCGCTTCCGCGAGCCATTGCTCTATCCTCCCCAATCTCGCCGCCTGCCCCTCAGTCAAATTGTGCTGGAGCAAGCCCGCCGGCTGAGCCGTTGCCTGGTGAGCGGTGACCTAGACTATGAGCCCATAGAGCTGCGCTGA
- the crn3 gene encoding CRISPR-associated ring nuclease Crn3/Csx3 — MSAVALQLRSGYLAHWPQKPHLGGLPFQVIEIELTRPDRLVFPEDLAQLRLPGGIDPRLGVVLSGRAPIWLYGWLVHECHFTRWVACYDPRLGAVVVSSHSPDVQVGEIIPWVQGRPGKAYGPLTRTELAAAVMVVGPPDSGKSRLARALFEALLPEHPDIYLQRAHWDGEGNWTLDLPPEEAKILKHQYRGSFTPEFFSFHAQAILALRRQKSLVIVDVGGKVDPQKQPILEACSHYLVVSRDPEAIPLWHEFCRDRGNLRCVAILHTSPGPPQVLKDSPELEIRWDPNSPPPAELLRAVRRLIH, encoded by the coding sequence ATGTCTGCTGTGGCGCTGCAGTTGCGGTCTGGCTATCTGGCCCATTGGCCGCAGAAACCCCATCTTGGGGGGCTACCGTTTCAGGTGATTGAAATCGAGCTGACCCGACCGGATCGGCTGGTTTTCCCGGAAGATCTGGCCCAACTGCGCCTGCCTGGGGGGATCGACCCCCGCTTGGGAGTGGTGCTGAGCGGGCGCGCCCCCATCTGGCTCTACGGCTGGTTGGTGCACGAGTGCCACTTTACCCGCTGGGTGGCCTGCTACGACCCGCGCTTGGGGGCAGTGGTGGTCTCCAGCCATAGCCCAGACGTGCAGGTGGGCGAGATCATTCCCTGGGTGCAGGGCAGGCCGGGCAAGGCCTACGGCCCGCTGACGCGAACAGAATTGGCAGCGGCGGTGATGGTAGTGGGCCCCCCCGACAGTGGCAAAAGCCGTCTTGCCCGCGCCCTCTTCGAAGCTCTGCTGCCGGAGCATCCCGATATTTATCTGCAACGGGCCCATTGGGATGGGGAAGGCAATTGGACTTTAGACTTGCCACCAGAAGAGGCGAAGATCCTCAAGCACCAGTACCGGGGCTCTTTTACCCCCGAATTTTTCAGCTTCCATGCCCAGGCCATTCTGGCTTTGCGCCGGCAAAAGAGTTTGGTGATTGTGGATGTGGGCGGCAAGGTGGATCCGCAAAAGCAGCCGATCCTGGAAGCCTGCTCCCACTACCTGGTGGTCAGCCGGGATCCCGAGGCTATCCCTCTCTGGCACGAGTTTTGTCGAGACCGGGGCAATTTGCGCTGTGTGGCCATCCTGCACACCTCGCCCGGCCCTCCTCAAGTGCTCAAAGACTCACCTGAGTTGGAAATTCGCTGGGATCCCAACTCTCCTCCCCCCGCGGAGCTGCTGCGGGCGGTGCGCCGCCTCATTCACTAG